Proteins encoded together in one Pontiella desulfatans window:
- the trmB gene encoding tRNA (guanosine(46)-N7)-methyltransferase TrmB, protein MTDNWLDPLDFKAEFPHPERPLEVDIGSGKGRFLVARSGKFPETNFLGIERQKIRIHSSGRRCERAGRENVRVFRMEGFYAISKMMPANYVANYYFFFPDPWPKARHQDQRLFNPAFMDALFKTLEDDGCLHVATDHLPYFEEIRGLLQQDERFEEIEAFVPDEEETTDFELIFSHKQIGRCSFRKVS, encoded by the coding sequence ATGACCGATAATTGGTTGGATCCTCTTGATTTCAAGGCGGAATTCCCGCATCCGGAACGCCCGCTGGAAGTGGATATAGGTTCAGGAAAGGGGCGCTTTCTCGTTGCCCGGTCCGGCAAGTTTCCTGAAACCAATTTCCTGGGGATCGAGCGTCAGAAGATTCGAATTCATAGTAGTGGGCGCAGGTGCGAACGGGCCGGGCGCGAAAACGTCCGGGTTTTCCGGATGGAAGGCTTCTATGCCATTAGCAAAATGATGCCCGCAAACTATGTGGCGAACTACTATTTCTTTTTTCCGGACCCTTGGCCCAAAGCGCGTCACCAGGACCAGCGACTGTTTAATCCGGCGTTCATGGATGCACTTTTCAAAACCCTTGAGGACGACGGGTGCCTGCATGTCGCCACCGACCATCTACCATATTTCGAGGAAATCCGCGGTCTCCTGCAACAGGATGAGCGGTTCGAGGAGATTGAGGCTTTTGTTCCGGACGAGGAGGAAACAACCGATTTTGAGCTGATCTTTTCCCATAAGCAGATTGGGCGGTGTTCCTTCCGCAAAGTGAGTTGA
- a CDS encoding arylsulfatase: MKNWILSLLLLTGAAQAAEKPNMILIMVDDMGFSDVGCYGGEIETPNIDRLAAQGVRFSRFYNGSRCCPTRASLMTGLHSHLTGIGHMTNSPNKENHDAGEQFSSYRGFLNRNCVTLAEALKPAGYATLMTGKWHLGYNHKNRWPLQRGFEKYYGCISGATRFFYPYDARGMTFGNEPDKELKSTTDRPFYTTDAFTDHAIRFIQEEQQGKDRPFFLYLAYTAPHWPHQAHEEDIAKYAGNYMMGWDALREQRYQRQIELGLIKPEWKLSPRDKKVPAWDTLNAEKQKVMDMRMAVYAAMIDRIDQNIGKLVQTLEKSGQLDNTLILFLSDNGACAEGPPLGRGEIMDPEKRNQQTNNNYGAAWANVSSTPFQLYKHYTHEGGAATPFFMHWPKRIQPQADWYESPAQLIDVMPTLLDLAGATYPQAVDGNKIYPLRGVSLAPAFDGKPIQRTAPMFSEHEKNAFMMDGDWKLVGRGVAAPEGVLVSKWELYNLAEDRTELNDLSGKYPERLAEMSRAWNKWADQDRVYPKPRPRKKKQKQSGVPAHCGMRNSGTSEKVLDKHAE; the protein is encoded by the coding sequence ATGAAAAACTGGATATTAAGTCTCTTATTGCTGACAGGGGCGGCTCAGGCTGCGGAGAAGCCGAACATGATCTTGATCATGGTGGACGACATGGGCTTTTCCGATGTCGGTTGCTATGGCGGTGAAATCGAAACGCCTAACATCGACCGCCTTGCGGCGCAGGGCGTGCGCTTTTCGCGATTCTATAACGGCTCGCGCTGCTGCCCAACTCGCGCATCACTGATGACCGGGCTGCATTCGCACCTCACCGGTATCGGCCACATGACGAATTCGCCGAACAAGGAAAACCACGATGCGGGCGAACAGTTTTCGAGCTATCGCGGCTTCCTCAACCGCAACTGCGTAACGCTTGCCGAGGCACTTAAACCCGCCGGGTACGCTACACTAATGACGGGGAAATGGCATCTGGGGTACAACCATAAGAATCGTTGGCCGCTGCAGCGCGGCTTCGAAAAATATTATGGCTGCATCTCGGGCGCAACCCGCTTCTTCTATCCGTACGACGCGCGCGGGATGACCTTCGGCAACGAACCGGACAAGGAATTGAAGAGCACAACGGATCGTCCGTTCTATACCACGGATGCATTCACCGACCATGCTATCCGTTTCATTCAGGAAGAGCAGCAGGGGAAGGATCGCCCGTTCTTTCTTTATCTGGCCTATACCGCGCCGCACTGGCCGCACCAGGCGCATGAGGAGGACATCGCGAAATATGCCGGCAACTATATGATGGGCTGGGATGCCCTGCGCGAACAGCGCTATCAGCGCCAGATCGAACTTGGACTGATCAAGCCGGAATGGAAGCTTTCGCCGCGCGATAAAAAAGTGCCGGCATGGGACACGCTGAATGCCGAAAAGCAGAAGGTGATGGATATGCGCATGGCGGTCTATGCTGCTATGATCGACCGAATTGATCAGAACATCGGAAAATTGGTCCAGACATTGGAAAAGAGCGGGCAGCTGGATAATACGCTGATTCTGTTTCTGTCCGACAACGGCGCTTGTGCCGAGGGTCCGCCACTAGGGCGCGGCGAAATTATGGATCCGGAAAAGCGCAACCAGCAAACCAATAACAACTATGGCGCGGCCTGGGCGAATGTTTCCAGCACGCCGTTTCAGCTCTACAAGCACTACACCCATGAGGGCGGTGCGGCCACCCCGTTTTTCATGCACTGGCCGAAGCGTATTCAGCCGCAGGCGGACTGGTATGAGTCGCCGGCGCAGCTGATAGACGTGATGCCGACCCTGCTCGACCTAGCGGGAGCAACCTATCCCCAGGCGGTCGATGGAAATAAAATCTATCCGCTGCGCGGTGTGTCGCTCGCTCCGGCGTTCGATGGCAAGCCGATCCAACGCACGGCTCCGATGTTTTCGGAGCATGAAAAAAATGCCTTCATGATGGACGGCGACTGGAAGCTGGTCGGCCGCGGCGTTGCCGCGCCGGAGGGCGTGCTCGTTTCCAAATGGGAGCTCTACAATCTTGCGGAAGACCGCACCGAGCTGAACGATCTTTCCGGAAAATATCCCGAGCGCCTCGCGGAGATGTCCAGGGCCTGGAATAAATGGGCCGACCAGGACAGGGTCTACCCCAAGCCGAGACCGAGAAAGAAAAAGCAAAAGCAATCGGGGGTACCCGCACATTGCGGAATGCGGAATAGTGGAACGTCTGAAAAAGTTTTGGATAAGCACGCGGAATAA
- a CDS encoding glycoside hydrolase family 43 protein has product MKHRRWICFLTIAVGFLICAQAQQTGSWGDQGDGTYRNPVLNADYPDVDVERVGDTYFMISSKQHMSPGMVILESKDMVNWTTIGHVWDRLSWAPEYNWNEMRGYRFGVWAGDLAYHDGTWYCYQIDSRHGLYMSSATDIRGPWTQPIQMLTNEKIFDDPVVFWDEKEHQAYLLCNTAKKQKRPENTTPGSENRLYKMSWDGREIQDSGKVIYTGPGAEAAKIYNINDTWYIFMAEWFVGDKETPLGRPSKKNDRKQLVLRSQTDSIYGPYEKKVVFERGNGFERSCSQGALMQAPDGSWWYMHQLIQNIGNPFQGRPQCLQPVKWVDGWPMIGKDIDGDGIGEPVRSHEKPINGFPVTAPPTDDEFNPGRLGVQWEWNHNPRDSHWTLAERPGWLRLKADRPVAPVKNYRIHGQLFWRAFNTVSQRIMGTSTGSAVARFDLSGMKAGQRAGFVRFGGIFHLLGVHVEENDTRRLFFMDMNGKELRGDAIHGNDLFIRTTNKGDRAAFEFSTDGERFTRFGPEFTIAFGFWSGDRLGFFCWNESGENGHVDIDYFHYDYDGPKQELKGAEKNGCLNDALR; this is encoded by the coding sequence ATGAAACATAGGCGCTGGATCTGCTTTTTGACTATCGCGGTGGGGTTTCTGATCTGCGCTCAGGCGCAGCAAACAGGGAGCTGGGGCGATCAGGGCGACGGAACCTACCGGAATCCGGTCCTCAACGCGGACTACCCCGACGTGGATGTCGAGCGGGTGGGGGACACCTACTTCATGATCTCGTCGAAGCAGCACATGAGTCCGGGAATGGTGATCCTTGAATCGAAGGATATGGTGAATTGGACAACCATCGGGCACGTTTGGGACAGGCTTTCCTGGGCGCCGGAATACAACTGGAACGAAATGCGGGGCTACAGGTTCGGGGTGTGGGCCGGCGATTTGGCCTACCACGACGGTACCTGGTATTGTTACCAGATTGATTCTCGGCACGGGCTGTATATGAGTTCTGCAACAGATATCAGAGGCCCCTGGACCCAACCGATCCAGATGCTTACCAACGAAAAAATATTTGATGATCCCGTTGTCTTTTGGGACGAAAAAGAACATCAGGCTTATTTGTTGTGCAATACAGCAAAGAAACAGAAACGACCAGAGAACACGACGCCTGGAAGCGAGAACAGGTTATATAAAATGAGTTGGGATGGGCGGGAGATTCAGGACTCGGGAAAAGTGATTTATACCGGTCCCGGAGCTGAAGCCGCCAAAATCTACAATATTAATGATACCTGGTATATTTTTATGGCGGAGTGGTTTGTCGGCGATAAGGAAACGCCTCTTGGAAGGCCAAGTAAAAAGAACGACCGCAAGCAGCTTGTGCTGCGCTCGCAAACAGACAGCATCTACGGGCCCTATGAAAAGAAAGTTGTGTTCGAGCGAGGCAACGGTTTTGAACGGTCATGCAGCCAGGGCGCATTGATGCAGGCCCCCGACGGCTCTTGGTGGTACATGCACCAGCTGATCCAGAACATCGGGAATCCGTTTCAGGGACGTCCGCAGTGCCTGCAGCCGGTTAAATGGGTCGATGGTTGGCCAATGATCGGCAAGGATATCGACGGCGATGGCATTGGCGAGCCGGTGCGGTCGCATGAAAAACCGATTAATGGATTCCCGGTCACTGCGCCGCCCACGGATGATGAATTCAATCCCGGCCGGCTCGGTGTGCAATGGGAGTGGAACCATAACCCGCGTGATAGCCACTGGACGCTGGCGGAGCGGCCGGGGTGGCTGCGGCTTAAGGCTGACCGGCCGGTTGCGCCGGTGAAAAACTACAGAATACATGGTCAGCTATTCTGGCGGGCCTTCAATACCGTCAGTCAGCGGATAATGGGCACTTCGACCGGGAGTGCCGTGGCCCGGTTTGACCTCTCCGGCATGAAGGCGGGGCAGCGCGCCGGATTTGTCCGTTTTGGCGGGATCTTTCACCTGCTCGGTGTTCATGTCGAAGAGAACGACACCCGCAGACTGTTCTTCATGGATATGAACGGGAAGGAACTCCGTGGCGACGCGATCCATGGCAACGACCTGTTCATCCGCACGACCAACAAAGGAGACCGCGCAGCCTTTGAATTCAGCACGGATGGTGAACGCTTCACGCGTTTCGGTCCGGAATTCACCATTGCGTTTGGATTCTGGAGCGGGGATCGCCTGGGCTTCTTCTGCTGGAATGAATCCGGCGAAAACGGCCACGTGGATATCGACTATTTCCACTACGACTACGACGGGCCGAAGCAGGAACTAAAAGGGGCGGAAAAGAACGGATGCTTAAATGACGCTCTGCGATAA
- a CDS encoding alginate lyase family protein produces MSRKFTCIFASALLVATGALADQPSFDLVEIERPRILEKAEGYLSASPVTVTAAVCERSEGGKHDFYSEGDYWWPNPDDPDGPYVRRDGETNPENFIAHRKAMIRFSDIMGTLTSAYLLTGEEQYARQAVAHLNAWFVDEATRMNPNLLYGQAIKGLHSGRSIGIIDTIHLVEVARSAKILCGSPSFPENDQMPVKAWFKNYLKWLNTHEYGLKEREHPNNHGVCWSLQAAAFAQLIGDDAQLARIRNQFKTVYISEMMNAAGGFPKELSRTKPYGYSLFVIDAMAGVAQMASIPEDNLWSFELPDGRGMKKGMEFIYPYIVDKASWPKDPDVLYWDEWPVRQPSLLFAGVALGRSEYLKAWQSLESNPETFEVLRNLPLRHPLIWIQK; encoded by the coding sequence ATGAGCAGGAAATTTACATGTATATTTGCATCAGCTTTGCTGGTCGCCACGGGAGCATTAGCGGATCAGCCGTCGTTTGATCTTGTGGAAATTGAGAGGCCTCGGATTCTGGAAAAAGCGGAAGGATATCTTTCTGCCTCCCCCGTAACGGTTACGGCCGCGGTATGCGAGCGGAGCGAAGGTGGGAAACACGATTTTTATTCCGAGGGCGATTATTGGTGGCCGAATCCCGATGATCCGGATGGGCCGTATGTCCGCCGCGATGGAGAAACGAATCCTGAAAACTTTATTGCCCACCGCAAGGCGATGATTCGCTTCAGTGATATAATGGGTACGCTGACTTCCGCTTACCTGCTTACGGGGGAAGAACAGTATGCCCGGCAGGCCGTGGCGCATCTCAACGCCTGGTTTGTTGATGAAGCAACGCGCATGAATCCAAACCTTTTATACGGGCAGGCCATCAAAGGACTGCATTCCGGGCGCAGTATTGGGATCATAGATACCATTCATCTGGTGGAAGTGGCGCGCAGTGCAAAGATTCTGTGTGGCTCTCCGTCCTTTCCTGAAAATGATCAGATGCCGGTGAAGGCTTGGTTCAAAAACTACCTGAAGTGGCTAAATACCCATGAATATGGATTGAAGGAACGGGAGCACCCGAATAACCATGGCGTTTGCTGGTCGTTGCAGGCGGCGGCATTTGCGCAGTTGATTGGCGATGATGCTCAGCTGGCGAGGATTCGGAATCAATTCAAGACCGTTTATATTTCGGAAATGATGAATGCAGCGGGCGGGTTCCCGAAAGAGCTCAGCCGCACGAAGCCCTATGGCTATTCCCTGTTTGTGATAGATGCGATGGCCGGCGTGGCACAGATGGCATCCATTCCTGAAGACAATCTGTGGAGCTTCGAGCTGCCGGATGGGCGGGGCATGAAAAAGGGCATGGAGTTTATCTATCCCTATATCGTTGATAAGGCCTCTTGGCCGAAAGATCCCGATGTGCTTTATTGGGACGAGTGGCCCGTGCGGCAGCCCAGCCTGTTGTTTGCTGGAGTTGCGCTTGGTCGATCAGAATATCTGAAAGCGTGGCAAAGCCTTGAATCGAATCCGGAGACCTTTGAAGTCCTCCGCAACCTGCCGCTTCGTCATCCGTTGATTTGGATTCAAAAATAG
- a CDS encoding glycosyl hydrolase has protein sequence MKLFKLYGLIAVLASLSAGLAFAETLEERFQSPPNSAKPHTWWHWMNGYVSAEGITKDLEAMQRAGLGGFQAFQIERGMDAGPVKYLSSEWRELMTHTIKEADRLGLEVCYHQTAGWSSSGGPWITPEYSMQNVVWTEQQVEGPTSVKVKLEKPQKLRDNYFQDIAVLAFPTPESERNGKKGFRVDNWKSKAGYERDDKIQPDTRAVDAGDQIDFSSIIDLSDKMDANGQLQWSAPKGQWTIVRFGHAVCGLQNRPAPREGRGNECDKMSKAAAEWHWKHTVQKVIDDVGPLTGKAFSSVLIDSYETGQQNWTKGFDEEFKKRMGYDFINHLPAVTGRVVNNLDYTERFLWDFRQVIADLWTENYFGHFAEMCHENGLTLACEPYGKPGNMDDFAVADVVDMPMGEWWARSTGGPFRSSSKMAASAAHTNGRRFVGAEAFTAGRMEAAFVNHPYGLKVQGDFFFCQGINRFIFHTFVHQPWGDEVLPGMTMAVWGFQNNRNNTWYEQGRAWNEYLARSQYLLQEGKFQADLCYYPGESAPQTVRHREEMNPTAPAGYDYDLISRKNLMKMTVKEGRLVLPGLMEYRLLIMPDGPVRPEVLKKVEQLLSAGAHIVWKKPEGTPGLQDYPNADRFVKKAADQVWRDCDGTKAKEIAYKKGKLYWPGPLAEILSSMGVQPDVEFRSIQGIAPNLIGGNGYEWIHRKIGDADVYLISNQQEMPRQVEVILRDKGRVPQLWNAQTGEIKQAPFFQTTDDDRTQVKLFMEPAESVFVVFQDQATAPSVVKMLHNGKSPFDSKMAASSPLVIHKAVFGAADGDPDSQKDVTSRIRLLIKNNALEMVVTTQAATGEKPTIGATKALRVDYSYGSEVITVARMENEVLTIKDETVVFPAQPEPATLSVANNETILSAWQRGDYDVVYSDGTRKAVKVTDVPKSLDLTKDWNLKCPEGWGPTKVRLDKLISWTEHPDPELKYFSGTAVYGKQFNVPADQLSEEYAVSLDLGDVQVFAEVILNGKNLGILWKPPYKLDVTGMLKSKGNQLEIRVTNLWVNRMIGDEHYPETDTYIPGRKPAENLIEKIPAWLKNGTPRPATERKTFTTCRFYTKDSPIVESGLIGPVQLKFGVKKVVNEP, from the coding sequence ATGAAATTATTTAAACTATATGGACTGATCGCTGTTTTGGCTTCGTTATCAGCGGGGCTGGCTTTTGCAGAGACTCTGGAGGAACGTTTTCAATCCCCGCCGAATTCCGCGAAACCGCATACGTGGTGGCACTGGATGAACGGGTATGTTTCAGCCGAAGGGATTACCAAAGATCTGGAGGCGATGCAGCGAGCTGGGCTCGGTGGATTTCAGGCGTTCCAAATCGAAAGAGGGATGGATGCCGGGCCGGTCAAATATCTAAGCAGCGAGTGGCGCGAGTTGATGACGCATACGATTAAAGAGGCGGACCGTCTCGGGTTGGAGGTGTGCTATCATCAAACGGCGGGTTGGTCGAGCAGCGGCGGCCCGTGGATTACGCCGGAATATTCGATGCAGAACGTCGTCTGGACGGAACAGCAGGTCGAAGGACCGACGTCTGTGAAGGTAAAATTAGAAAAGCCGCAGAAACTGCGGGATAACTATTTTCAGGATATCGCTGTGCTGGCGTTTCCAACCCCTGAATCCGAGCGCAATGGCAAGAAGGGGTTCCGGGTGGATAACTGGAAAAGCAAAGCCGGTTATGAGCGCGATGATAAAATCCAACCGGATACTCGTGCGGTGGACGCCGGCGATCAGATTGATTTTTCATCCATTATTGACCTCAGCGACAAGATGGATGCTAACGGGCAGCTTCAATGGAGTGCCCCGAAAGGGCAGTGGACCATTGTTCGTTTCGGGCATGCGGTCTGCGGACTTCAGAATCGCCCGGCTCCACGTGAAGGGCGTGGCAACGAATGCGACAAAATGAGCAAAGCCGCGGCGGAATGGCATTGGAAACATACCGTGCAGAAGGTGATTGATGATGTGGGGCCGTTGACGGGTAAAGCATTCAGCAGCGTGTTGATCGATAGTTATGAAACAGGCCAGCAAAACTGGACCAAGGGTTTTGATGAAGAATTCAAGAAGCGCATGGGATATGATTTTATAAATCATCTGCCGGCGGTAACAGGACGAGTGGTAAACAACCTGGATTACACCGAACGGTTCCTATGGGATTTTCGCCAGGTGATTGCCGATCTATGGACCGAAAACTATTTCGGACATTTTGCTGAAATGTGCCATGAAAACGGGTTGACGCTTGCGTGCGAGCCCTATGGTAAGCCGGGCAATATGGACGACTTTGCGGTGGCGGATGTCGTCGATATGCCCATGGGCGAATGGTGGGCCAGATCCACGGGAGGACCGTTCCGGAGTTCCTCAAAAATGGCGGCATCGGCCGCGCATACCAACGGCCGCCGTTTCGTGGGAGCGGAAGCTTTCACCGCAGGGCGTATGGAAGCGGCCTTTGTGAATCACCCTTACGGACTCAAGGTTCAGGGCGACTTCTTTTTCTGTCAGGGGATCAATCGTTTCATTTTTCATACCTTTGTTCATCAGCCGTGGGGCGATGAGGTTCTGCCCGGCATGACGATGGCGGTGTGGGGATTCCAGAACAATCGCAACAATACGTGGTATGAGCAGGGCCGGGCGTGGAATGAATATCTGGCCCGCAGTCAGTATCTTCTGCAGGAGGGGAAATTTCAGGCGGACCTCTGCTATTATCCGGGCGAAAGCGCGCCTCAGACGGTCAGACACCGGGAAGAGATGAATCCGACTGCGCCGGCGGGGTATGATTATGATCTGATCTCGCGCAAAAACCTGATGAAAATGACGGTTAAAGAGGGGCGTTTGGTGCTGCCCGGCTTGATGGAATACCGCCTGTTGATCATGCCGGATGGACCGGTTCGTCCTGAGGTCTTGAAAAAGGTTGAGCAGTTACTGAGCGCTGGCGCGCATATCGTCTGGAAAAAACCGGAAGGCACACCGGGTTTGCAGGATTACCCAAATGCAGATCGTTTCGTGAAAAAAGCGGCCGATCAGGTGTGGCGTGACTGCGACGGTACGAAAGCTAAAGAGATCGCCTATAAAAAAGGCAAACTCTACTGGCCCGGTCCATTAGCCGAAATTCTTTCCTCCATGGGCGTTCAGCCGGATGTGGAATTTCGCTCCATTCAGGGCATTGCCCCCAATCTCATCGGCGGCAATGGATATGAGTGGATTCATCGCAAAATCGGCGATGCCGATGTGTATCTGATCTCCAATCAGCAGGAAATGCCCCGTCAGGTGGAAGTGATCTTGCGTGATAAAGGGCGTGTTCCCCAGCTGTGGAATGCGCAGACGGGTGAAATTAAACAAGCTCCTTTTTTCCAAACAACGGATGATGATCGCACGCAGGTAAAGCTCTTTATGGAACCCGCCGAATCGGTGTTTGTGGTGTTTCAGGATCAGGCCACTGCGCCAAGTGTCGTAAAGATGCTGCACAATGGAAAATCGCCGTTTGACAGTAAGATGGCGGCGAGCAGCCCCTTGGTTATTCATAAGGCCGTCTTTGGTGCGGCTGACGGGGACCCCGACTCCCAAAAGGACGTGACTTCCAGAATCCGATTACTGATCAAAAACAATGCATTGGAAATGGTGGTCACTACGCAGGCGGCGACCGGTGAAAAACCTACCATAGGAGCAACGAAAGCATTGCGTGTGGACTATTCCTACGGCTCAGAGGTCATAACCGTTGCGCGAATGGAGAATGAAGTCCTCACGATTAAAGATGAAACCGTGGTTTTTCCCGCCCAGCCGGAACCGGCAACCCTGTCGGTCGCAAATAATGAAACCATCCTGTCCGCCTGGCAGCGTGGGGACTACGACGTCGTCTATTCCGATGGAACACGAAAAGCGGTTAAGGTGACCGATGTGCCGAAATCCTTGGATCTTACCAAGGACTGGAACCTGAAATGTCCGGAAGGCTGGGGCCCGACCAAAGTCAGGCTGGATAAACTGATTTCCTGGACGGAGCACCCGGATCCGGAACTGAAGTATTTCTCCGGAACAGCGGTTTACGGGAAGCAATTTAATGTGCCGGCCGATCAACTGAGCGAGGAATATGCGGTCAGTCTGGATCTCGGCGACGTACAGGTTTTTGCCGAAGTGATCCTGAATGGCAAAAACCTCGGGATTCTGTGGAAGCCGCCGTACAAACTGGATGTTACGGGAATGCTTAAGTCGAAGGGCAATCAGCTTGAGATTCGCGTTACCAACCTGTGGGTGAATCGCATGATCGGCGATGAGCATTATCCTGAGACCGATACATACATCCCGGGCAGGAAGCCGGCGGAGAATTTAATTGAGAAGATTCCCGCCTGGCTGAAGAATGGAACACCACGCCCCGCGACCGAGCGCAAAACGTTTACAACCTGCCGGTTTTACACCAAGGATTCGCCGATAGTTGAATCCGGTCTGATCGGTCCGGTACAGTTAAAATTTGGCGTTAAAAAGGTTGTGAATGAGCCGTGA
- a CDS encoding glycoside hydrolase family 2 TIM barrel-domain containing protein: MKRKIAALALCLATVCQAERLNENWDYLKGDIGGPWEALRENLERKGKPENIPVWDKVTLPHCFNAWDAVDPDVTYYQGPGWYRTFIDIKNPLKNGRTLLHFEGAGQKTEVYVGLTPVGKHVGGYDEWTVDITDAVSKHRKDKELIEKYKGKIPIIVRCDNTRDLEMMPSDLSDFNVYGGLYRYVNLNYVPALSLGLRKVDAKVDVAGAEGVVTVSADLYNPTGIQSAEAEIELRAPNGSMVVTKKVKVDASKTTVSLCEFKVQQPLLWSPEEPNLYTCVVRLKSEAGVSEEQDQIGFRHFEFLKNGPFMLNGKRLLLRGTHRHEDHAGVAAAMTEDMIRTEMEMMKEMGVNFIRLGHYQQSLIVLEECDRLGILVWEEIPWCRGGIGGEVYKEQGRRMLRNMIAQHYNHPSVIIWGLGNENDWPGDTPDFDEAAVRNYMIELNTLSHELDPDRKTAIRRCEFCKDVVDVYSPSIWAGWYRGKFTDYKASTKKAVDGVDHFFHAEWGASNHARRHSETPDQNLEAVGGGSTDERDGDASLYGGPPRVSKDGDWSETYACNLIDWHLKEQETMPYLTGSAYWPFKDFSTPIRPENPVPYVNQKGVVERDFRKKEAFYVFQSYWTVEPMVHIYGATWPTRWGKAGEAKLVKVYSNCDEVELFLNGKSLGKKKRDSQNFPAAGLRWRVKFKGGENNVEAVGFKNGKQIKDNVTWGYETREWGKPAILEVTTFRDSENQTWVEVLLNDKHGVPCLDATAFVRFSLVGDGRLVDNLGTSTGANKVQVCNGRARIKVDANGGSSVVAVSSEGLKTQFISIK; encoded by the coding sequence ATGAAACGAAAAATTGCAGCTTTGGCATTGTGCCTCGCGACGGTCTGTCAGGCGGAGCGTCTGAATGAGAATTGGGATTATTTGAAAGGCGATATCGGCGGGCCGTGGGAGGCGCTGCGCGAAAACCTGGAGCGTAAAGGCAAACCGGAAAATATTCCGGTGTGGGATAAGGTAACGCTTCCGCACTGCTTTAACGCTTGGGATGCCGTTGATCCGGATGTGACCTATTATCAGGGTCCCGGATGGTATCGCACGTTTATTGATATTAAGAATCCGCTCAAAAACGGCCGTACGCTGTTGCATTTTGAAGGAGCAGGGCAGAAAACTGAAGTGTATGTGGGGCTGACACCGGTTGGCAAACATGTCGGCGGTTATGACGAATGGACGGTGGATATTACCGACGCCGTTTCCAAACATCGGAAAGACAAGGAACTGATCGAAAAATATAAAGGAAAAATTCCAATCATCGTTCGGTGCGACAACACACGCGATCTGGAAATGATGCCCTCGGATCTTTCGGATTTTAATGTCTATGGCGGGCTCTACCGCTACGTCAACCTGAACTATGTTCCGGCGCTTTCGCTTGGGCTTCGGAAAGTGGATGCCAAGGTCGATGTGGCTGGCGCTGAAGGTGTCGTGACGGTTTCGGCGGATCTATATAATCCGACCGGTATTCAATCCGCAGAGGCGGAAATCGAATTGCGCGCGCCGAATGGTTCTATGGTGGTAACGAAAAAAGTCAAAGTAGATGCGTCAAAGACAACCGTATCACTTTGTGAGTTTAAGGTTCAACAACCTCTGCTTTGGTCGCCGGAAGAGCCGAACCTGTATACCTGTGTGGTTCGTCTGAAATCAGAAGCCGGCGTGTCGGAAGAGCAAGACCAGATCGGGTTCCGCCATTTTGAATTTTTGAAAAACGGGCCGTTTATGCTGAACGGCAAGCGATTGTTGCTGCGCGGAACGCACCGCCATGAAGACCATGCCGGTGTCGCAGCCGCCATGACCGAGGATATGATTCGGACTGAAATGGAAATGATGAAGGAGATGGGCGTAAACTTTATCCGTCTCGGACATTATCAGCAGTCACTGATCGTTCTGGAAGAGTGTGATCGTTTGGGCATTCTGGTCTGGGAGGAAATTCCCTGGTGTCGCGGCGGTATCGGCGGCGAAGTGTACAAAGAGCAAGGCCGCCGCATGCTCAGGAATATGATTGCCCAGCACTATAATCATCCTTCCGTTATTATCTGGGGATTGGGCAATGAAAACGACTGGCCGGGCGATACGCCTGACTTTGACGAGGCCGCCGTGCGGAACTATATGATTGAGCTCAATACGCTTTCGCATGAACTGGACCCCGATCGTAAAACCGCCATCCGGCGCTGTGAATTCTGCAAGGATGTGGTGGATGTCTATTCGCCCTCCATTTGGGCGGGATGGTATCGCGGTAAATTTACCGACTACAAAGCATCTACGAAAAAAGCCGTTGATGGGGTGGATCATTTTTTCCATGCGGAATGGGGGGCGAGCAACCATGCGCGCCGTCATTCTGAAACGCCGGATCAAAACCTAGAAGCCGTCGGCGGAGGAAGCACTGACGAACGCGACGGCGATGCCTCGCTCTACGGCGGCCCGCCGCGAGTTTCAAAAGACGGCGACTGGTCCGAAACCTATGCCTGCAACCTGATTGACTGGCATTTGAAAGAGCAGGAAACGATGCCGTACTTAACGGGCTCGGCGTATTGGCCCTTCAAGGACTTTTCCACGCCGATTCGGCCAGAAAATCCGGTTCCCTACGTGAATCAGAAGGGCGTGGTTGAACGCGATTTCAGGAAAAAGGAGGCCTTCTATGTCTTTCAGTCCTACTGGACCGTAGAACCGATGGTTCATATTTACGGAGCAACCTGGCCGACCCGCTGGGGCAAGGCCGGCGAAGCAAAGCTCGTGAAAGTTTATTCCAACTGCGACGAAGTCGAACTGTTCCTGAACGGTAAAAGCCTCGGGAAGAAAAAACGCGACAGCCAAAATTTCCCCGCCGCCGGCCTGCGCTGGCGCGTGAAATTTAAGGGTGGTGAAAACAACGTCGAAGCCGTCGGATTCAAAAATGGAAAACAGATCAAAGACAATGTAACCTGGGGTTATGAAACCCGCGAATGGGGGAAACCCGCAATTCTTGAGGTGACCACGTTCCGGGATTCCGAAAATCAAACATGGGTAGAGGTCCTGCTGAACGATAAGCATGGGGTACCTTGTCTGGATGCTACGGCATTTGTCCGTTTCTCTCTAGTCGGTGACGGTCGTCTGGTCGATAACCTCGGTACTTCAACGGGCGCAAATAAGGTGCAGGTCTGCAACGGGCGCGCGCGGATCAAAGTCGATGCCAACGGCGGTTCCAGCGTTGTTGCCGTGTCTTCCGAGGGGTTGAAAACACAGTTCATCTCGATTAAGTAG